In Phycisphaerae bacterium RAS2, the DNA window CGTCGGCCCGCTGTTGGGCACGCGGCTTGTATCGGGCGTCGCCACGCGAACGAGATCGGCAGACACGCCAAGCTGCGCTGCGGCGATCTGCGACAGAATCGTCGATGTCCCCTGCCCCATGTCCGTCTGCGCAGTCAACACTTCCACGCGGCCGTCAGCGTGTCCTTCGACCCATACCTCCGACGCCAGATACGTTTCGCCGCCGCCGGTGAAGCCCGAACCGTGATGAAACGTCGCGAAGCCGATGCCGCGCCGCAGGTACGGATGCGAACCCGCACCCGAGTTCATATCCGCGTGCAGCTTCTGTCGCTCGTCATAACGCGCGTCGGTCAGCGCGGCGTCCATCAACGACGGCAGGTCCACGCCATCGCTCACCACCTGCCCCGTCGCCAGCGTCTGCCCGTCGCGCACCAGATTCCGCCGGCGCAGCTCCACGGATGACATGCCTATTCGCCGCGCGATGACATCCATGTGCCGCTCGATCGCGAACATCGTCTGCGGCGCGCCGAACCCGCGAAACGCGCCGTACGGCACGCTGTTCGTCAGACGCGCTTCACCGATCGCGCGGATGTTCTCGCACGCATAAGGCCCCGCCGCGTGAATGCACCCGCGACTCAAGACCACCGGCGACAACGTCACATACGCCCCGCCGTCCATCACCACGTCGATATCCATCGCCAGCAACTTGCCGCTCGCATCCACCGCCGTGCGATGTCGCACCACGCCGGGATGGCGCTTGGTCGTCGCGGCCATGTCTTCCTGGCGGTCGTACACGATCTTCACTGGCGCGCCGGCTTTCTCGGCCAGCAGCGCCGCGTGAATCGCCAGATTGGATGGAAAATCTTCCTTGCCGCCGAAGCCGCCGCCGACGGGCGCTTGAATCACGCGGAACGCCTCGCGCGGCCGATTGAAAAAATACGCCAGCGAATCGACGACATAATACGGACACTGCATCGACCCGCGCACCACGAGCCGGCCGTCCTCCTGCCACGCCACCATGCCCTGCGTCTCAAGATAAACATGCTCCTGCGCGCCGGTGGCGTAGCGGCCCTCGATGATGTGCGCCGCCGAATCAAACAATGCTTGAAACTCCGCTTCGCGTCCCGGCTCGCCCGCGCCTTTGCGAATCGCCAGCCGTTTCAGCACGTTGTCCGATCCATGTTGAAGCAGCTCCGGCGTGAGGGGCATGTCCGGCCGCAATACCGCCGGCAACGGCTCGACTTCCACGCGTACCGCTCGCAACGCATCGCGCAGTTTGTGAATCGACCGATGCGCGATCAGCACCACCGGTTCGTGTTTGTGCCGAAATTCGTCTGCCACCAGCGCCGGTTGATCGGCCTCGATGAGCTTGATCGCATTGCGCCCCGCAGGGATGTCCCGATGATCGACGATCACAAAATCTGACCAGTTGATCGCCGGATCGAACACGACACGCTGGATCCGCCCCCGTGCGATCGGCGTGCGAATCGTCCCGCCGTGCAACACGCCGGGAATCGCCACGTCGTCCACGTACGCGGCCCGGCCGGTGAGCTTGTCCAGCCCATCGACCCTCGGAATGTCCGCACCGACGCTCATGAACTTCTCACACAGCCCAGCAGCCCGGGCTATCGCGAATGCGTTTCGCCGACGCTGCCGAACAAGAACCACACACGGGCCGTTGGAAAGTATACCGATCCGTGCACCGTCATGCGACGATGCGACCCCACGGCCGCGCTGCGGACGAAGTAGCCGATCGCGGCATCCGGCCGATAGAATAATCAACGTCGAGGAGATCACTTATGACCCGTCGATTCATCGTGCTGTCCCTGCTGGCCGCTCTGTCCGCCGGCAATAACTTCGGATGCGTGCAACAAGAGCGCAAACCAGAGAAAAATCGAGTCCACGTAAAGGCACCGTTTGTTAAGAGTATTGATGTCGAGTGGGAGCGCGACGAAGACGAACCCAGGACCGACGTCGACGTGGACGTGGACGATTGAGCCGCAACCGCGCGCCGATGCCTGGTGATCGTCCTGCCGCGCACGGCGACGGAGACAATTCCCTTGCATCGGGCGCTGCCGACCTCATCCGCATCCGCGGCGCTCGCACCCACAACCTTCGCAATCTCTCGCTCGACATTCCGCGCGATCGGCTGATTGTCGTCACCGGCCTGTCCGGCTCCGGCAAGAGCTCGCTCGCATTCGACACGATCTACGCCGAGGGGCAGCGCCGATACGTCGAAAGCCTTTCCACGTACGCACGCCAGGTACTAGGCCCGTCGCTGCGGCCCGATGTCGATGTCATCGAAGGCCTGCCGCCGACCATCGCCATCGCCCAGCAGGCCGGTCGATCCGGCCCGCGCTCCACCGTCGCCACGATCACCGACATTCACGACTTCCTGCGACTGCTCCTTGCGCGGGTCGGCGAGCCGCACTGCCCCGGCTGCGGCAAACCCATCACGCGCCACACGCTCACGCAGATTGTTGATGTCGTCATGGCGACACCGCCCGGCTCGCGCCTGCTGATCCTCGCGCCCCTCATCCGCGCGGCGAAGGGCACGCACGCCGACGCGCTCGCGCGCATCAGCAAACAGGGCTTCGTCCGCGTGCGCATCGACGGCCACCAGCACGAAGCTGCTGCTGCTCCCCCGCTCGACAAGGACAAACCGCACGACATCGACGTCATCGTGGACCGCCTCGTCATGCGCGACGACCTGCGCGCCC includes these proteins:
- the pucD_2 gene encoding putative xanthine dehydrogenase subunit D, producing MSVGADIPRVDGLDKLTGRAAYVDDVAIPGVLHGGTIRTPIARGRIQRVVFDPAINWSDFVIVDHRDIPAGRNAIKLIEADQPALVADEFRHKHEPVVLIAHRSIHKLRDALRAVRVEVEPLPAVLRPDMPLTPELLQHGSDNVLKRLAIRKGAGEPGREAEFQALFDSAAHIIEGRYATGAQEHVYLETQGMVAWQEDGRLVVRGSMQCPYYVVDSLAYFFNRPREAFRVIQAPVGGGFGGKEDFPSNLAIHAALLAEKAGAPVKIVYDRQEDMAATTKRHPGVVRHRTAVDASGKLLAMDIDVVMDGGAYVTLSPVVLSRGCIHAAGPYACENIRAIGEARLTNSVPYGAFRGFGAPQTMFAIERHMDVIARRIGMSSVELRRRNLVRDGQTLATGQVVSDGVDLPSLMDAALTDARYDERQKLHADMNSGAGSHPYLRRGIGFATFHHGSGFTGGGETYLASEVWVEGHADGRVEVLTAQTDMGQGTSTILSQIAAAQLGVSADLVRVATPDTSRVPNSGPTVASRTAMVVGKLVEAACDDLLKQSGIGTTKSIPRDPSGAIKSWHAANPGKRLIGRGKYEKPAHIQWDDKSYRGDAYAAYSWGTYVAEVEVDLRTFAVRVTDFVARQEVGRVLNPTLARGQIQGGVVQGIGWALYEEVVLDDGVMKNCQMTNYVIPACADLPPIRVFFEESPSPFGPQGAKGIGELPMDGPAPAILNAVCDALGIEANEIPLTPERLMTLLEGR